GAGCCCGTCGGCAGCGTGCACGATGCAGTGGCCGCCGCCGAAGGCCTCGAGGTCCCCATCCGTATCTACACCCCCGCCACCCTCCCGCGCTCCGGGCCGCGGCCCGTGACGGTCTTCTTCCACGGCGGCGGATGGGTCCTCGGAGACCTGGACAGCCAGGACCACATCGCCCGCATCATGACCAACCGCTCCGGCACGATCGTGGTCTCCGTCGACTACCGGCTCGCGCCCGAACACCGCTTCCCGGCAGGGATCGAAGACGCCTACGCCGCTCTGACATGGGTCGCGGCCAACGCCGGAAGTTTCGGCGGCGACGGGCAGAGCATCGCAGTGTTCGGCGAGAGCGCCGGCGGCAACCTCGCCGCGGCCCTCGCGCAGGAAGCGCAGCGGCGCGGCGGACCTCCCATCACCCTGCAGGTACTGGCATACCCGGCGGTCGACAGGTTCGACGACAGCCCCTCCATGTACGAGAACATGGCCGGACCGCTGCTGAGCCGCAGCTGGCTCGAATGGTTCTGGGGCCTCTACCTCAACACGCCCGACGAAGGTGCCGACCCCCGCGTCTCGCCGGCGCGCTCCGACGAGCTGGCCGGGCTGCCTCCCGCCGTCATCGTCACCGCCGAACACGATCCGCTGCGGGACCAGGGTGACCGCTACGCGCAGAAGCTCGCCAACGCCGACGTACCGGTCACGCACCTCCCGATCAAGGGTGCCACCCACGCCTTCTTCTCGTTCACCGGGTCGGTGCAACTCTCACGGGACGTCCTGAATCAGCTCGGAGATGCCGTGGCCACGACGCTCAACGACCGACCCGCCCACCGTTATGACGATCATCAGGCAGCGGCTGAGTGAGCTACGACGACGTCCCTTTGCGGGGCGAGGCCAGGACGGCGACCCCCCGGTTGTCCTCCTCGGACTGCTCCCGGCCGAGCCTGGTGAAGATGTTGTAGCTGTGCTTGCTGACGGCCTTCTCTGAGATGAACATCCGGGCGGCGATCGCGGCGTTGGTACGTCCCTCCGGCATCAGGGCGAGCACCTCGCGCTCGCGCGGGCTCAGCGCCTGGAGCGGCGGGTCGGCGGAACGCTGGTCGAGCAGCGCGCTCACCACGTCCGGGGCCATCACCGTGCCGCCGGCGGCGACCTGGTGGACGACGCCGATGAAGTGGTCGACAAGGAGCGCCCCACCAAGATCAACGAGATCCTGAGCGGCGAGGCCTGGCGTTCGGCTCGACCGACGCCGGCGCCACTCACCTCTCCCCGACCTGCCGTTCGTCAGCGAGCACCTTGCTGTGACGCACGGTCAGTCGAGGGACGACGTCCAGCCGCGCAGTGTCTCGACATACCGCTGCGGATCGCCGGCGTGCATGGCGTGGGCCGCGTCCGGGAACGACCGGTAGTCGCAGCGCTGCCCGGCCTGGGTGATGAGCCTGCGCGCCTGGCGGGCCTGGAGGTCGGAGACGGCTCCCAACAAGGTTCCGGTCTCCTCGTCGACGGCGCGGTAGTGGTGGGCGAACAGCACGGGAGCCTTCACCGCGGCGAGCATGCGGGCGTGGTCGTTGGACGCGGTGGCCGAGCCTGTCCAGAAGGCGCGCGCCCACTCGGGGTCGTACTCCTTCATGCTCTGTGGCGGCTCGTCGCCGCCGAAGTAGCCGCCGGAGCGGCCGGACATCGCCGCCATGCCGCGAAGCAGCGCGACCGGCAGTTCGCGGGGCAGTGCCCTGCACGAAGCCCTGCCAGTCGCCGACCGACCACTGGTCGCCCAGGTACGTGCTGATGAGCCGGTGCATCGGCCCGACGACCTGGCTGGTGCCCTGGCCGAAGGCCGGACGGATCTCCGCCGAGAACAGCGGCGCGTCCTCCAGGTAGGCCCCGCGGATCATCCCGGGCGGCGCGTAGGCGGCGAGCCACGCCGCGATCAGGCCACCGGAGGAGTTGCCGGCGACGACGACCGGGCGCCGGACGCGTCCGGAGATGAACCGGACCAGGTCGTTGCCCATGTTGTCGACCGTGTAGCGGCCCGGGGTCCAGGTCGAGCGCCCCTGGCCGCGCGGGTCCACGGCGAAGACCTCGAAGTCGTCGGCCAGCAGCTCCATCGCCCGCTCGTAGCTCCACCAGGACGTTGCCTGCGGCGGGATGAGCACGAGGGCCGGGTTGGCGGCGGAGCCGGTCGTGGCGTGGTTCAGCGCGACCTCGCCGGTGTCGAAGGTCGCCTCGGGGTAGGCGTGGGGAACGTACGTGGCGTCAGGGTTGTCGGGTCCGTGATGCGGCATCGGTCTTTCCCTTCTGGTGGTCCTGCCGGAGTCGGGTCGGTTCTCAGCCGAACCAGCGGCCCTGGTCCAGGTCGTCCAGAAGCCCCGGGTGGACGGGCTGCCAGCCCAGCAGCTCGCGGGTCAGAGCGCACGAAGCCGTCATGTCGTTGCCGAGGATGCGGGCCAGGAAGCCGAAGTGGGCAGCGGCGTCCTCGGCCGCGACGGCCTTCACCGGGACGTCCAGGTGGCGGCCGATGGCCTCGGCGATCGCTCGCAGCGGTACGCCCTCCTCGGCGACGCCGTGCAGGACCGATCCCGCCGGTGCCTGCTCCAGGGCAAGGCGGAACAGGCGCGCGGCGTCGAGCCGGTGCGCCGAGGGCCAGCGGTTGGCCCCGTCGCCGAGGTAGCCGGAGACGGCCTTCTCACGGGCGATACCGATCAGTTGCTGCACCATGCCGCAGGTACTCGCGTCGTGGACGGTCGGGGCGAGCCGCACGACGGACGAGCGCACGCCGCGCTCGGCCAGCGAGAGTGCGGCGCGGGCGGCGGCGACCCGGGGGCTGCCGGTGGCCGGCGGCATGTCCCGCTCGGTCCCCACCGGGCCACCGGAGGCGATGACCAGCGGCCGGTCCGTGCCCGCGAGAGCCTCGCCGAACGCCTCGACGGCGGCCGACTCGGCGCGCGCCGCCTCCTGGTGCCGCGCGAAGTCGTGGTGGAAGGCGAGGTGGACGACTCCGTCACACCCGGCTGCGGCGGCACGCAGGGCGTCGAGGTCCTCGATCGTGCCGTGGACGGCCTCGGCTCCGGCGGCCGTCACGGCGGCGGCCGAAGCGTCGGAGCGGGCGAGCCCGAGGACCTGGTGCCCGGCGCCGATGAGCTCGGTGAGGACGGCAGAACCGATGAAACCGGACGCGCCGGTGACGAGAACGCGCATGGCGATGCACTCCTTGGACGTGGGTGAGGACCGGCCCAAAGGGTGCGGGTGCCGAGCTCCGGCCGGTGGGTCCAGCCTGTGCCCGAGCGCGCGGGCGGGTCCAATGAATGCTTCGCAGGAGGCGATACGCCGCGCGTATCGCACCTGATCAGGAAGGGAGTTACGGGGGCCGGCAGTTGGCATCGTCGGCCATGGCGGGGACTACACTGAGGACGTGCCCGACTCGACGTCACCCTCGGCCGAACCCTTGGATCTACGGCTGGTGCAGAGCTTCACGGTCGTGGCCGAGCACCGGCCCTTCGGCCGGGCCGCCGAAGCCCTGCACATCACCCAGCCGTCCCTGAGCCGCCAGATCCACCGTCTCGAACAGCACCTCGGCGTCCTGCTGTTCGAGCGTACGTCGCAGGGCAACCACCTCACCGACGCTGGCGAAGTCTTCCTGCCCCTGGCGACGGACCTGCTGCGCGCCGCCGACCGCGCCGCGGCCGCCACCCGGGCCGCCGCCCGACCCGGCCGCATCACCATCGGGCACTCCCCCGGTCTCATCATCACTCCGGCGGTGCGCGAGCTGCGCCACCAGCACCCCGAGGCCGAGGTGCGCACCACACAACTGACACCCGACGAGCCGCATCCGGCCCTGCTGGCCCATCGCGTGGACGCCGTGATCGCCCGCCTGCCGTTCGCCACCGACGGGCTGGACGTGACGCCCCTCTACGACGAGCCCCGGGTGGTGGTCCTGCCACTCGACCACCGGCTGGCCGACCGGGCCTCGGTCACCCTCGCCGACATCGCCGACGAGCCCCTGCCGAAGGTGCGCGGAGCCGACCCGCTCCAGAGCGCCTTCTGGCGCATCGACCCGCGCCCCGACGGCCGTCCCGCCCCCGACGGACCACTGATCGACACCGTCGCGGACCAGTTCGAACTCATCGCCGGCGGCCAGGCCGTGACCATTTCCGTCGCCACCCCCACCCTGCGCCCCGACCTC
The sequence above is drawn from the Streptomyces kaniharaensis genome and encodes:
- a CDS encoding alpha/beta hydrolase, yielding MPLDPQIDALLKELAEGGNPAPESRTVAENRDLVSSFSTLAGDIEPVGSVHDAVAAAEGLEVPIRIYTPATLPRSGPRPVTVFFHGGGWVLGDLDSQDHIARIMTNRSGTIVVSVDYRLAPEHRFPAGIEDAYAALTWVAANAGSFGGDGQSIAVFGESAGGNLAAALAQEAQRRGGPPITLQVLAYPAVDRFDDSPSMYENMAGPLLSRSWLEWFWGLYLNTPDEGADPRVSPARSDELAGLPPAVIVTAEHDPLRDQGDRYAQKLANADVPVTHLPIKGATHAFFSFTGSVQLSRDVLNQLGDAVATTLNDRPAHRYDDHQAAAE
- a CDS encoding helix-turn-helix domain-containing protein, translating into MAPDVVSALLDQRSADPPLQALSPREREVLALMPEGRTNAAIAARMFISEKAVSKHSYNIFTRLGREQSEEDNRGVAVLASPRKGTSS
- a CDS encoding SDR family oxidoreductase, whose translation is MRVLVTGASGFIGSAVLTELIGAGHQVLGLARSDASAAAVTAAGAEAVHGTIEDLDALRAAAAGCDGVVHLAFHHDFARHQEAARAESAAVEAFGEALAGTDRPLVIASGGPVGTERDMPPATGSPRVAAARAALSLAERGVRSSVVRLAPTVHDASTCGMVQQLIGIAREKAVSGYLGDGANRWPSAHRLDAARLFRLALEQAPAGSVLHGVAEEGVPLRAIAEAIGRHLDVPVKAVAAEDAAAHFGFLARILGNDMTASCALTRELLGWQPVHPGLLDDLDQGRWFG
- a CDS encoding LysR family transcriptional regulator, which encodes MPDSTSPSAEPLDLRLVQSFTVVAEHRPFGRAAEALHITQPSLSRQIHRLEQHLGVLLFERTSQGNHLTDAGEVFLPLATDLLRAADRAAAATRAAARPGRITIGHSPGLIITPAVRELRHQHPEAEVRTTQLTPDEPHPALLAHRVDAVIARLPFATDGLDVTPLYDEPRVVVLPLDHRLADRASVTLADIADEPLPKVRGADPLQSAFWRIDPRPDGRPAPDGPLIDTVADQFELIAGGQAVTISVATPTLRPDLTAIPLDGVEPSHIVLATRAGDGNRLVAAFRICATRALSHASRMPTGTGAQPEAPGHAPVGTAQLLHAGL
- a CDS encoding alpha/beta fold hydrolase, with product MAAMSGRSGGYFGGDEPPQSMKEYDPEWARAFWTGSATASNDHARMLAAVKAPVLFAHHYRAVDEETGTLLGAVSDLQARQARRLITQAGQRCDYRSFPDAAHAMHAGDPQRYVETLRGWTSSLD